Proteins encoded together in one Amphiprion ocellaris isolate individual 3 ecotype Okinawa chromosome 14, ASM2253959v1, whole genome shotgun sequence window:
- the supt20 gene encoding transcription factor SPT20 homolog isoform X2 produces the protein MQQVLEYALDRAEYIVESARQRPAKRRISSGGRKSLYQKLYELYIEECEKEPELKNLRRNVNLLEKLVSQESVSCLVVNLYPGNEGYSLMLRGKNGSDSETIRLPYEERELLEYLDAEELPPILVDLLEKSQVNIFHCGCVVVEVRDYRQSGNTKIPTYQSRHVLLRPTMQTLICDVHAMTSDHHKWTQDDKLQLESQLILATAEPLCLDPSISVTCTANRLLYNKQKMNTRSMKRCFKRHSRAALNRQQELSHLPMPPQLRLYDYLQRRKERKPAPVIDLKISKIGNCVDMWKQNNCQLTVPKEIDVEKYAVVEKSLQLEDSQPTTVIWPAEEVVDDYTFECEVGGQAQRTKVSIFQSMGDPLVYGKIYCAKEPKAEEDSTDLKLIHPPFLIGSKIDADRFLTQYKGVYEKDVKCQVKMSHNSGSVGQGPPSPSKDEGDGISPLVQTSMLGKGVKHRPPPIKLPSGSGSSSSGNPYSSQTSGLLKCPTPPPAKSQSLNRKHSMELGQVGLLSPASLSPMSSTQRSGTPKPSTPTPTNTPCSTPHPVDSLSAPLSVTPTPSDPPMVQSQSQPAILTPFSQQQLALSQPLPVMTIPLPTMGTSITTGTTSSQVMANPAGLNFINVVSSVCPQTLMSGSNPMLGPGLNLSGILPPGGLMPTMQSAAQAGSPFGLNSSAGLRPLNLALQIPTGPLIFNSLQQQQLSQFSPQQSQSATSSPQQQGETSDPGSDQSLGNQQTAVINLGVGGFMSPQAAVLSQLGCGLDGSGPPLPSPRLQQQHQPQIQLQFLQHQMQQQQMAMGAAAPQGGVPRQHTASQPRSKRKRSTPQPLPKS, from the exons ATG CAACAAGTTCTGGAATATGCATTGGATCGAGCCGAG TACATTGTTGAAAGTGCTCGACAGCGACCAGCCAAAAGAAGAATTTCATCAGGCGGGAGGAAGAGTTTGTATCAGAAGCTCTATGAGCTGTACATAGAGGAATGTGAGAAAGAACCAGAGTTAAAG AATTTGAGGAGAAATGTGAATCTACTGGAGAAGCTGGTGTCTCAGGAGTCTGTATCATGTCTGGTGGTCAACCTGTACCCTGGGAATGAAGGCTATTCTTTAATGCTCAGGGGCAAAAATGGATCAG ATTCTGAAACCATCCGTCTGCCATATGAAGAAAGAGAACTGCTGGAGTACCTAGATGCTGAGGAGTTGCCTCCTATTCTGGTGGATCTGTTGGAGAAATCACAG GTGAACATCTTCCACTGTGGCTGCGTAGTAGTAGAGGTGAGAGACTACAGACAGTCCGGTAATACCAAGATTCCCACCTATCAGAGCAGACACGTCCTGCTGCGGCCAACCATGCAG ACTCTGATCTGCGATGTCCATGCCATGACCAGTGACCACCACAAGTGGACACAG GATGACAAATTACAGCTGGAGAGCCAGTTGATTTTGGCCACCGCTGAACCTCTGTGCCTGGACCCCTCCATTTCTGTTACTTGCACAGCCAACCGCCTGCtttacaacaaacagaaaatgaacactCGCTCCATGAAACG GTGTTTCAAGAGGCACTCCCGAGCTGCACTGAACAGGCAGCAGGAGCTGTCACATCTACCCATGCCACCACAGCTGCGGCTCTACGACTACctgcagaggaggaaggagaggaaaccTGCTCCTGTAATAGACCTGAAGATCTCAAAGATCGGAAAC TGTGTTGACATGTGGAAGCAGAACAACTGCCAACTAACTGTACCCAAGGAAATTGAT GTGGAAAAGTACGCTGTGGTTGAGAAATCTTTGCAGCTGGAGGACTCTCAGCCCACTACTGTGATCTGGCCTGCCGAG GAGGTTGTAGACGACTACACATTTGAGTGTGAGGTGGGGGGTCAGGCTCAGAGGACCAAGGTGTCTATCTTCCAGTCAATGGGGGACCCGCTGGTGTACGGCAAGATTTACTGTGCTAAAGAACCAAAAGCAGAGGAGGACAGCACAGACCTAAAACTCATACATCCCCC TTTCCTCATAGGGTCAAAGATAGATGCAGACCG GTTTCTCACTCAGTACAAAGGGGTTTATGAGAAAGATGTAAAGTGTCAGGTCAAGATGTCCCATAACTCAGGCAGCGTGGGACAGGGGCCTCCTTCCCCCAGCAAAGATGAG GGTGATGGTATTTCTCCACTGGTCCAGACGTCAATGTTGGGAAAGGGAGTGAAGCACCGACCCCCTCCTATCAAACTGCCTTCAGGATCAGGCAGCAGTTCCTCAG gtaATCCATATAGTTCACAAACCAGTGGTCTACTTAAGTGTCCTACGCCCCCTCCAGCCAAAAGCCAGTCTCTGAACAGGAAGCACTCCATGGAACTGGGCCAGGTGGGCCTGCTGTCGCCTGCCTCCCTCTCGCCTATGAGCTCCACACAGA GATCGGGGACCCCCAAGCCATCTACCCCCACCCCCACTAACACGCCATGCTCGACCCCGCATCCCGTCGACTCTCTTTCTGCCCCTCTCTCTGTGACCCCAACACCATCAGACCCTCCCATGGTTCAGAGCCAGTCGCAGCCGGCCATCCTTACGCCTTTTTCCCAGCAGCAACTGGCTCTCAGCCAGCCCCTGCCTGTCATGACCATTCCCCTGCCCACCATGGGTACATCAATCACCACGGGAACCACCTCGTCACAGGTCATGGCCAATCCAGCAGGCCTCAATTTCATCAATGTGGTCAGCTCTGTCTg CCCCCAGACTTTGATGAGTGGCTCCAATCCCATGCTGGGTCCAGGCCTTAACCTGAGTGGAATCCTGCCACCTGGAGGCTTGATGCCGACCATGCAGTCTGCAGCCCAAGCCG GGAGTCCTTTTGGCCTGAACAGCAGTGCTGGGTTGAGACCGTTGAATCTTGCATTGCAG ATCCCCACTGGTCCTCTCATCTTTaactctctgcagcagcagcagctgtcccAGTTCTCCCCACAGCAGAGTCAGTCAGCCACCTCCAGTCCACAACAGCAGGGGGAAACG AGTGACCCGGGCTCCGATCAAAGTTTAGGAAACCAGCAAACAGCTGTCATCAACCTGGGAGTAGGAGGCTTCATGTCTCCACAGGCAGCAG TGCTGTCCCAGTTGGGCTGTGGGCTGGACGGGTCTGGGCCCCCGCTGCCTTCTCCAAggcttcagcagcagcaccagccaCAGATCCAA TTGCAATTCTTGCAGCAccaaatgcagcagcagcaaatggCTATGggagcagcagctcctcagggGGGAGTACCACGGCAACATACCGCCAGCCAACCAAGAAgtaagaggaagaggagcacgCCACAGCCCCTCCCGAAGTCGTGA
- the supt20 gene encoding transcription factor SPT20 homolog isoform X3 yields MQQVLEYALDRAEYIVESARQRPAKRRISSGGRKSLYQKLYELYIEECEKEPELKNLRRNVNLLEKLVSQESVSCLVVNLYPGNEGYSLMLRGKNGSDSETIRLPYEERELLEYLDAEELPPILVDLLEKSQVNIFHCGCVVVEVRDYRQSGNTKIPTYQSRHVLLRPTMQTLICDVHAMTSDHHKWTQDDKLQLESQLILATAEPLCLDPSISVTCTANRLLYNKQKMNTRSMKRCFKRHSRAALNRQQELSHLPMPPQLRLYDYLQRRKERKPAPVIDLKISKIGNCVDMWKQNNCQLTVPKEIDVEKYAVVEKSLQLEDSQPTTVIWPAEEVVDDYTFECEVGGQAQRTKVSIFQSMGDPLVYGKIYCAKEPKAEEDSTDLKLIHPPFLIGSKIDADRFLTQYKGVYEKDVKCQVKMSHNSGSVGQGPPSPSKDEGDGISPLVQTSMLGKGVKHRPPPIKLPSGSGSSSSGNPYSSQTSGLLKCPTPPPAKSQSLNRKHSMELGQVGLLSPASLSPMSSTQRSGTPKPSTPTPTNTPCSTPHPVDSLSAPLSVTPTPSDPPMVQSQSQPAILTPFSQQQLALSQPLPVMTIPLPTMGTSITTGTTSSQVMANPAGLNFINVVSSVCSPQTLMSGSNPMLGPGLNLSGILPPGGLMPTMQSAAQAGSPFGLNSSAGLRPLNLALQQQQLSQFSPQQSQSATSSPQQQGETSDPGSDQSLGNQQTAVINLGVGGFMSPQAAVLSQLGCGLDGSGPPLPSPRLQQQHQPQIQLQFLQHQMQQQQMAMGAAAPQGGVPRQHTASQPRSKRKRSTPQPLPKS; encoded by the exons ATG CAACAAGTTCTGGAATATGCATTGGATCGAGCCGAG TACATTGTTGAAAGTGCTCGACAGCGACCAGCCAAAAGAAGAATTTCATCAGGCGGGAGGAAGAGTTTGTATCAGAAGCTCTATGAGCTGTACATAGAGGAATGTGAGAAAGAACCAGAGTTAAAG AATTTGAGGAGAAATGTGAATCTACTGGAGAAGCTGGTGTCTCAGGAGTCTGTATCATGTCTGGTGGTCAACCTGTACCCTGGGAATGAAGGCTATTCTTTAATGCTCAGGGGCAAAAATGGATCAG ATTCTGAAACCATCCGTCTGCCATATGAAGAAAGAGAACTGCTGGAGTACCTAGATGCTGAGGAGTTGCCTCCTATTCTGGTGGATCTGTTGGAGAAATCACAG GTGAACATCTTCCACTGTGGCTGCGTAGTAGTAGAGGTGAGAGACTACAGACAGTCCGGTAATACCAAGATTCCCACCTATCAGAGCAGACACGTCCTGCTGCGGCCAACCATGCAG ACTCTGATCTGCGATGTCCATGCCATGACCAGTGACCACCACAAGTGGACACAG GATGACAAATTACAGCTGGAGAGCCAGTTGATTTTGGCCACCGCTGAACCTCTGTGCCTGGACCCCTCCATTTCTGTTACTTGCACAGCCAACCGCCTGCtttacaacaaacagaaaatgaacactCGCTCCATGAAACG GTGTTTCAAGAGGCACTCCCGAGCTGCACTGAACAGGCAGCAGGAGCTGTCACATCTACCCATGCCACCACAGCTGCGGCTCTACGACTACctgcagaggaggaaggagaggaaaccTGCTCCTGTAATAGACCTGAAGATCTCAAAGATCGGAAAC TGTGTTGACATGTGGAAGCAGAACAACTGCCAACTAACTGTACCCAAGGAAATTGAT GTGGAAAAGTACGCTGTGGTTGAGAAATCTTTGCAGCTGGAGGACTCTCAGCCCACTACTGTGATCTGGCCTGCCGAG GAGGTTGTAGACGACTACACATTTGAGTGTGAGGTGGGGGGTCAGGCTCAGAGGACCAAGGTGTCTATCTTCCAGTCAATGGGGGACCCGCTGGTGTACGGCAAGATTTACTGTGCTAAAGAACCAAAAGCAGAGGAGGACAGCACAGACCTAAAACTCATACATCCCCC TTTCCTCATAGGGTCAAAGATAGATGCAGACCG GTTTCTCACTCAGTACAAAGGGGTTTATGAGAAAGATGTAAAGTGTCAGGTCAAGATGTCCCATAACTCAGGCAGCGTGGGACAGGGGCCTCCTTCCCCCAGCAAAGATGAG GGTGATGGTATTTCTCCACTGGTCCAGACGTCAATGTTGGGAAAGGGAGTGAAGCACCGACCCCCTCCTATCAAACTGCCTTCAGGATCAGGCAGCAGTTCCTCAG gtaATCCATATAGTTCACAAACCAGTGGTCTACTTAAGTGTCCTACGCCCCCTCCAGCCAAAAGCCAGTCTCTGAACAGGAAGCACTCCATGGAACTGGGCCAGGTGGGCCTGCTGTCGCCTGCCTCCCTCTCGCCTATGAGCTCCACACAGA GATCGGGGACCCCCAAGCCATCTACCCCCACCCCCACTAACACGCCATGCTCGACCCCGCATCCCGTCGACTCTCTTTCTGCCCCTCTCTCTGTGACCCCAACACCATCAGACCCTCCCATGGTTCAGAGCCAGTCGCAGCCGGCCATCCTTACGCCTTTTTCCCAGCAGCAACTGGCTCTCAGCCAGCCCCTGCCTGTCATGACCATTCCCCTGCCCACCATGGGTACATCAATCACCACGGGAACCACCTCGTCACAGGTCATGGCCAATCCAGCAGGCCTCAATTTCATCAATGTGGTCAGCTCTGTCTg TAGCCCCCAGACTTTGATGAGTGGCTCCAATCCCATGCTGGGTCCAGGCCTTAACCTGAGTGGAATCCTGCCACCTGGAGGCTTGATGCCGACCATGCAGTCTGCAGCCCAAGCCG GGAGTCCTTTTGGCCTGAACAGCAGTGCTGGGTTGAGACCGTTGAATCTTGCATTGCAG cagcagcagctgtcccAGTTCTCCCCACAGCAGAGTCAGTCAGCCACCTCCAGTCCACAACAGCAGGGGGAAACG AGTGACCCGGGCTCCGATCAAAGTTTAGGAAACCAGCAAACAGCTGTCATCAACCTGGGAGTAGGAGGCTTCATGTCTCCACAGGCAGCAG TGCTGTCCCAGTTGGGCTGTGGGCTGGACGGGTCTGGGCCCCCGCTGCCTTCTCCAAggcttcagcagcagcaccagccaCAGATCCAA TTGCAATTCTTGCAGCAccaaatgcagcagcagcaaatggCTATGggagcagcagctcctcagggGGGAGTACCACGGCAACATACCGCCAGCCAACCAAGAAgtaagaggaagaggagcacgCCACAGCCCCTCCCGAAGTCGTGA
- the supt20 gene encoding transcription factor SPT20 homolog isoform X1, whose product MQQVLEYALDRAEYIVESARQRPAKRRISSGGRKSLYQKLYELYIEECEKEPELKNLRRNVNLLEKLVSQESVSCLVVNLYPGNEGYSLMLRGKNGSDSETIRLPYEERELLEYLDAEELPPILVDLLEKSQVNIFHCGCVVVEVRDYRQSGNTKIPTYQSRHVLLRPTMQTLICDVHAMTSDHHKWTQDDKLQLESQLILATAEPLCLDPSISVTCTANRLLYNKQKMNTRSMKRCFKRHSRAALNRQQELSHLPMPPQLRLYDYLQRRKERKPAPVIDLKISKIGNCVDMWKQNNCQLTVPKEIDVEKYAVVEKSLQLEDSQPTTVIWPAEEVVDDYTFECEVGGQAQRTKVSIFQSMGDPLVYGKIYCAKEPKAEEDSTDLKLIHPPFLIGSKIDADRFLTQYKGVYEKDVKCQVKMSHNSGSVGQGPPSPSKDEGDGISPLVQTSMLGKGVKHRPPPIKLPSGSGSSSSGNPYSSQTSGLLKCPTPPPAKSQSLNRKHSMELGQVGLLSPASLSPMSSTQRSGTPKPSTPTPTNTPCSTPHPVDSLSAPLSVTPTPSDPPMVQSQSQPAILTPFSQQQLALSQPLPVMTIPLPTMGTSITTGTTSSQVMANPAGLNFINVVSSVCSPQTLMSGSNPMLGPGLNLSGILPPGGLMPTMQSAAQAGSPFGLNSSAGLRPLNLALQIPTGPLIFNSLQQQQLSQFSPQQSQSATSSPQQQGETSDPGSDQSLGNQQTAVINLGVGGFMSPQAAVLSQLGCGLDGSGPPLPSPRLQQQHQPQIQLQFLQHQMQQQQMAMGAAAPQGGVPRQHTASQPRSKRKRSTPQPLPKS is encoded by the exons ATG CAACAAGTTCTGGAATATGCATTGGATCGAGCCGAG TACATTGTTGAAAGTGCTCGACAGCGACCAGCCAAAAGAAGAATTTCATCAGGCGGGAGGAAGAGTTTGTATCAGAAGCTCTATGAGCTGTACATAGAGGAATGTGAGAAAGAACCAGAGTTAAAG AATTTGAGGAGAAATGTGAATCTACTGGAGAAGCTGGTGTCTCAGGAGTCTGTATCATGTCTGGTGGTCAACCTGTACCCTGGGAATGAAGGCTATTCTTTAATGCTCAGGGGCAAAAATGGATCAG ATTCTGAAACCATCCGTCTGCCATATGAAGAAAGAGAACTGCTGGAGTACCTAGATGCTGAGGAGTTGCCTCCTATTCTGGTGGATCTGTTGGAGAAATCACAG GTGAACATCTTCCACTGTGGCTGCGTAGTAGTAGAGGTGAGAGACTACAGACAGTCCGGTAATACCAAGATTCCCACCTATCAGAGCAGACACGTCCTGCTGCGGCCAACCATGCAG ACTCTGATCTGCGATGTCCATGCCATGACCAGTGACCACCACAAGTGGACACAG GATGACAAATTACAGCTGGAGAGCCAGTTGATTTTGGCCACCGCTGAACCTCTGTGCCTGGACCCCTCCATTTCTGTTACTTGCACAGCCAACCGCCTGCtttacaacaaacagaaaatgaacactCGCTCCATGAAACG GTGTTTCAAGAGGCACTCCCGAGCTGCACTGAACAGGCAGCAGGAGCTGTCACATCTACCCATGCCACCACAGCTGCGGCTCTACGACTACctgcagaggaggaaggagaggaaaccTGCTCCTGTAATAGACCTGAAGATCTCAAAGATCGGAAAC TGTGTTGACATGTGGAAGCAGAACAACTGCCAACTAACTGTACCCAAGGAAATTGAT GTGGAAAAGTACGCTGTGGTTGAGAAATCTTTGCAGCTGGAGGACTCTCAGCCCACTACTGTGATCTGGCCTGCCGAG GAGGTTGTAGACGACTACACATTTGAGTGTGAGGTGGGGGGTCAGGCTCAGAGGACCAAGGTGTCTATCTTCCAGTCAATGGGGGACCCGCTGGTGTACGGCAAGATTTACTGTGCTAAAGAACCAAAAGCAGAGGAGGACAGCACAGACCTAAAACTCATACATCCCCC TTTCCTCATAGGGTCAAAGATAGATGCAGACCG GTTTCTCACTCAGTACAAAGGGGTTTATGAGAAAGATGTAAAGTGTCAGGTCAAGATGTCCCATAACTCAGGCAGCGTGGGACAGGGGCCTCCTTCCCCCAGCAAAGATGAG GGTGATGGTATTTCTCCACTGGTCCAGACGTCAATGTTGGGAAAGGGAGTGAAGCACCGACCCCCTCCTATCAAACTGCCTTCAGGATCAGGCAGCAGTTCCTCAG gtaATCCATATAGTTCACAAACCAGTGGTCTACTTAAGTGTCCTACGCCCCCTCCAGCCAAAAGCCAGTCTCTGAACAGGAAGCACTCCATGGAACTGGGCCAGGTGGGCCTGCTGTCGCCTGCCTCCCTCTCGCCTATGAGCTCCACACAGA GATCGGGGACCCCCAAGCCATCTACCCCCACCCCCACTAACACGCCATGCTCGACCCCGCATCCCGTCGACTCTCTTTCTGCCCCTCTCTCTGTGACCCCAACACCATCAGACCCTCCCATGGTTCAGAGCCAGTCGCAGCCGGCCATCCTTACGCCTTTTTCCCAGCAGCAACTGGCTCTCAGCCAGCCCCTGCCTGTCATGACCATTCCCCTGCCCACCATGGGTACATCAATCACCACGGGAACCACCTCGTCACAGGTCATGGCCAATCCAGCAGGCCTCAATTTCATCAATGTGGTCAGCTCTGTCTg TAGCCCCCAGACTTTGATGAGTGGCTCCAATCCCATGCTGGGTCCAGGCCTTAACCTGAGTGGAATCCTGCCACCTGGAGGCTTGATGCCGACCATGCAGTCTGCAGCCCAAGCCG GGAGTCCTTTTGGCCTGAACAGCAGTGCTGGGTTGAGACCGTTGAATCTTGCATTGCAG ATCCCCACTGGTCCTCTCATCTTTaactctctgcagcagcagcagctgtcccAGTTCTCCCCACAGCAGAGTCAGTCAGCCACCTCCAGTCCACAACAGCAGGGGGAAACG AGTGACCCGGGCTCCGATCAAAGTTTAGGAAACCAGCAAACAGCTGTCATCAACCTGGGAGTAGGAGGCTTCATGTCTCCACAGGCAGCAG TGCTGTCCCAGTTGGGCTGTGGGCTGGACGGGTCTGGGCCCCCGCTGCCTTCTCCAAggcttcagcagcagcaccagccaCAGATCCAA TTGCAATTCTTGCAGCAccaaatgcagcagcagcaaatggCTATGggagcagcagctcctcagggGGGAGTACCACGGCAACATACCGCCAGCCAACCAAGAAgtaagaggaagaggagcacgCCACAGCCCCTCCCGAAGTCGTGA
- the supt20 gene encoding transcription factor SPT20 homolog isoform X4 has translation MQQVLEYALDRAEYIVESARQRPAKRRISSGGRKSLYQKLYELYIEECEKEPELKNLRRNVNLLEKLVSQESVSCLVVNLYPGNEGYSLMLRGKNGSDSETIRLPYEERELLEYLDAEELPPILVDLLEKSQVNIFHCGCVVVEVRDYRQSGNTKIPTYQSRHVLLRPTMQTLICDVHAMTSDHHKWTQDDKLQLESQLILATAEPLCLDPSISVTCTANRLLYNKQKMNTRSMKRCFKRHSRAALNRQQELSHLPMPPQLRLYDYLQRRKERKPAPVIDLKISKIGNCVDMWKQNNCQLTVPKEIDVEKYAVVEKSLQLEDSQPTTVIWPAEEVVDDYTFECEVGGQAQRTKVSIFQSMGDPLVYGKIYCAKEPKAEEDSTDLKLIHPPFLIGSKIDADRFLTQYKGVYEKDVKCQVKMSHNSGSVGQGPPSPSKDEGDGISPLVQTSMLGKGVKHRPPPIKLPSGSGSSSSGNPYSSQTSGLLKCPTPPPAKSQSLNRKHSMELGQVGLLSPASLSPMSSTQRSGTPKPSTPTPTNTPCSTPHPVDSLSAPLSVTPTPSDPPMVQSQSQPAILTPFSQQQLALSQPLPVMTIPLPTMGTSITTGTTSSQVMANPAGLNFINVVSSVCSPQTLMSGSNPMLGPGLNLSGILPPGGLMPTMQSAAQAGSPFGLNSSAGLRPLNLALQIPTGPLIFNSLQQQQLSQFSPQQSQSATSSPQQQGETSDPGSDQSLGNQQTAVINLGVGGFMSPQAAVAILAAPNAAAANGYGSSSSSGGSTTATYRQPTKK, from the exons ATG CAACAAGTTCTGGAATATGCATTGGATCGAGCCGAG TACATTGTTGAAAGTGCTCGACAGCGACCAGCCAAAAGAAGAATTTCATCAGGCGGGAGGAAGAGTTTGTATCAGAAGCTCTATGAGCTGTACATAGAGGAATGTGAGAAAGAACCAGAGTTAAAG AATTTGAGGAGAAATGTGAATCTACTGGAGAAGCTGGTGTCTCAGGAGTCTGTATCATGTCTGGTGGTCAACCTGTACCCTGGGAATGAAGGCTATTCTTTAATGCTCAGGGGCAAAAATGGATCAG ATTCTGAAACCATCCGTCTGCCATATGAAGAAAGAGAACTGCTGGAGTACCTAGATGCTGAGGAGTTGCCTCCTATTCTGGTGGATCTGTTGGAGAAATCACAG GTGAACATCTTCCACTGTGGCTGCGTAGTAGTAGAGGTGAGAGACTACAGACAGTCCGGTAATACCAAGATTCCCACCTATCAGAGCAGACACGTCCTGCTGCGGCCAACCATGCAG ACTCTGATCTGCGATGTCCATGCCATGACCAGTGACCACCACAAGTGGACACAG GATGACAAATTACAGCTGGAGAGCCAGTTGATTTTGGCCACCGCTGAACCTCTGTGCCTGGACCCCTCCATTTCTGTTACTTGCACAGCCAACCGCCTGCtttacaacaaacagaaaatgaacactCGCTCCATGAAACG GTGTTTCAAGAGGCACTCCCGAGCTGCACTGAACAGGCAGCAGGAGCTGTCACATCTACCCATGCCACCACAGCTGCGGCTCTACGACTACctgcagaggaggaaggagaggaaaccTGCTCCTGTAATAGACCTGAAGATCTCAAAGATCGGAAAC TGTGTTGACATGTGGAAGCAGAACAACTGCCAACTAACTGTACCCAAGGAAATTGAT GTGGAAAAGTACGCTGTGGTTGAGAAATCTTTGCAGCTGGAGGACTCTCAGCCCACTACTGTGATCTGGCCTGCCGAG GAGGTTGTAGACGACTACACATTTGAGTGTGAGGTGGGGGGTCAGGCTCAGAGGACCAAGGTGTCTATCTTCCAGTCAATGGGGGACCCGCTGGTGTACGGCAAGATTTACTGTGCTAAAGAACCAAAAGCAGAGGAGGACAGCACAGACCTAAAACTCATACATCCCCC TTTCCTCATAGGGTCAAAGATAGATGCAGACCG GTTTCTCACTCAGTACAAAGGGGTTTATGAGAAAGATGTAAAGTGTCAGGTCAAGATGTCCCATAACTCAGGCAGCGTGGGACAGGGGCCTCCTTCCCCCAGCAAAGATGAG GGTGATGGTATTTCTCCACTGGTCCAGACGTCAATGTTGGGAAAGGGAGTGAAGCACCGACCCCCTCCTATCAAACTGCCTTCAGGATCAGGCAGCAGTTCCTCAG gtaATCCATATAGTTCACAAACCAGTGGTCTACTTAAGTGTCCTACGCCCCCTCCAGCCAAAAGCCAGTCTCTGAACAGGAAGCACTCCATGGAACTGGGCCAGGTGGGCCTGCTGTCGCCTGCCTCCCTCTCGCCTATGAGCTCCACACAGA GATCGGGGACCCCCAAGCCATCTACCCCCACCCCCACTAACACGCCATGCTCGACCCCGCATCCCGTCGACTCTCTTTCTGCCCCTCTCTCTGTGACCCCAACACCATCAGACCCTCCCATGGTTCAGAGCCAGTCGCAGCCGGCCATCCTTACGCCTTTTTCCCAGCAGCAACTGGCTCTCAGCCAGCCCCTGCCTGTCATGACCATTCCCCTGCCCACCATGGGTACATCAATCACCACGGGAACCACCTCGTCACAGGTCATGGCCAATCCAGCAGGCCTCAATTTCATCAATGTGGTCAGCTCTGTCTg TAGCCCCCAGACTTTGATGAGTGGCTCCAATCCCATGCTGGGTCCAGGCCTTAACCTGAGTGGAATCCTGCCACCTGGAGGCTTGATGCCGACCATGCAGTCTGCAGCCCAAGCCG GGAGTCCTTTTGGCCTGAACAGCAGTGCTGGGTTGAGACCGTTGAATCTTGCATTGCAG ATCCCCACTGGTCCTCTCATCTTTaactctctgcagcagcagcagctgtcccAGTTCTCCCCACAGCAGAGTCAGTCAGCCACCTCCAGTCCACAACAGCAGGGGGAAACG AGTGACCCGGGCTCCGATCAAAGTTTAGGAAACCAGCAAACAGCTGTCATCAACCTGGGAGTAGGAGGCTTCATGTCTCCACAGGCAGCAG TTGCAATTCTTGCAGCAccaaatgcagcagcagcaaatggCTATGggagcagcagctcctcagggGGGAGTACCACGGCAACATACCGCCAGCCAACCAAGAAgtaa